One region of Juglans regia cultivar Chandler chromosome 4, Walnut 2.0, whole genome shotgun sequence genomic DNA includes:
- the LOC109018984 gene encoding uncharacterized protein LOC109018984 gives MGRLAPLSEEPINLEDDGTNNSKKGRGLTWRSWIKTHLSLVFNKKSDLRVLLSVLGCPLFPIPLHPKQSIINEVCSSAQYIIQHFTAATGCRKLEGRVKNIFATGKLTMAVVDELGYGGSASGAPGVSQKGCFVIWQMVPNKWLIELVVGGHKVVAGSDGNVAWRHTPWVGAHAARGGVRPLRRALQGLDPLAIAAVFSSAQYLGEKRISGIDCFALKLSADQTDLAERGDNTADMIKHVIYGHFSQRSGLLVYLEDSYLMRIQSPGIHPIYWETTMSTRIEDYRTVEGVMIAHAGQSSVTITRFGDNLKAAGPAATRMEETWAIDDLAFNVPGLSVDCFIPPAEVVPMEEDLVWRSPFGQ, from the exons ATGGGTCGACTTGCACCGTTATCAGAGGAGCCCATCAACTTAGAAGACGACGGCACGAACAACTCAAAGAAAGGACGAGGTCTGACATGGAGGAGCTGGATCAAGACCCACCTCTCCCTCGTCTTCAACAAGAAATCTGATCTCAGGGTCCTCCTCAGCGTTCTGGGTTGTCCTCTCTTCCCCATCCCACTCCATCCCAAACAGTCCATTATCAACGAG GTGTGTTCCTCAGCCCAATATATCATACAACACTTCACGGCGGCGACGGGCTGCCGGAAATTAGAGGGGAGGGTGAAGAACATTTTCGCTACCGGGAAGTTAACCATGGCCGTGGTGGATGAGCTGGGTTATGGCGGCTCGGCTTCGGGAGCCCCCGGAGTTTCACAAAAAGGATGCTTTGTAATATGGCAGATGGTCCCCAATAAGTGGCTGATTGAGCTAGTTGTGGGTGGTCACAAGGTTGTAGCCGGAAGTGATGGCAATGTGGCATGGCGTCACACTCCCTGGGTCGGCGCTCATGCAGCCAGAGGTGGTGTTCGCCCTCTCCGGCGAGCTCTTCAG GGACTAGATCCTCTGGCTATAGCGGCTGTATTTTCCTCAGCCCAGTACTTGGGAGAAAAGCGAATCTCAGGCATCGATTGTTTTGCGTTGAAATTGTCAGCAGATCAAACGGACCTGGCCGAACGTGGGGACAACACGGCGGATATGATAAAGCACGTTATATACGGACACTTTAGCCAAAGGAGCGGGCTCCTGGTATACTTGGAGGACTCTTACTTGATGAGGATCCAATCCCCTGGGATCCACCCCATCTACTGGGAGACCACCATGTCCACCAGAATCGAGGACTATCGGACGGTGGAGGGCGTGATGATCGCCCACGCTGGCCAATCGAGCGTGACCATTACACGGTTCGGAGACAACTTGAAGGCGGCCGGCCCCGCAGCCACACGGATGGAGGAGACGTGGGCCATCGACGATCTTGCGTTCAACGTCCCCGGCCTCTCTGTTGATTGCTTTATTCCTCCTGCCGAAGTAGTGCCGATGGAAGAGGATCTTGTTTGGAGGTCACCGTTTGGTCAATGA
- the LOC109018983 gene encoding lipid phosphate phosphatase delta-like yields the protein MESIAAWQGATLCGIVAWIVMASHLNVTRKLRSFFQPWVARHVINGTPLLLQIQKYEHRFLDALFSGLSCVVSVPFYTAFLPLLFWSGHGRLARQMTLLMAFCDYLGNCVKDVVSAPRPSSPPVRRITATKDEEDNAMEYGLPSSHTLNTVCLSGYLLHYLLSYPQYEDASIKCFGLALVCLVVGLIGLGRIYLGMHSLVDVIAGLTIGLMILAFWLTVHEYVDFFIVSGPNVTSFSAALGLLLLFAYPTPELPTPSFEYHAAFNGVAFGIVAGIQQTYHQFHHEGVPRIFTSQLTIPTFVGRMLLGIPTILIVKFCSKALAKRILPVVSNTLGIPIKSTSYIPNLNGNGKKSDEIKQSGYIQKLFFFNGTAFDVDTGIRFLQYAGLAWSVVDLVPSLFSHVSL from the exons ATGGAAAGCATAGCAGCATGGCAAGGAGCGACTCTGTGTGGAATCGTGGCATGGATTGTGATGGCTTCACACCTCAATGTAACCCGCAAGCTTAGATCTTTCTTCCAACCATGGGTGGCTCGCCATGTTATCAACGGGACCCCTCTTCTCCTTCAGATCCAG AAATACGAGCATAGGTTTCTGGATGCTCTGTTCTCTGGGTTGTCCTGTGTCGTGTCTGTGCCCTTTTACACAGCCTTTCTTCCTCTGCTCTTCTGG AGCGGGCATGGCAGATTGGCGAGGCAAATGACCCTTTTGATGGCCTTTTGTGATTATTTAGGGAATTGTGTGAAG GATGTGGTATCAGCTCCAAGACCCAGTTCACCACCTGTTAGGAGAATAACTGCCACGAAAGACGAGGAAGATAACGCAATGGAATATGGATTGCCCTCTTCTCACACTCTTAACACGGTTTGCTTATCTGG ATACCTTTTGCACTATCTCTTGTCTTATCCTCAGTATGAAGATGCCTCCATCAAATGTTTTGGGCTTGCCCTAGTTTGCTTGGTTGTGGGCCTTATTGGTTTGG GAAGAATTTACCTCGGCATGCACAGTTTGGTCGATGTCATTGCTGGTCTCACCATTGGACTGATGATCCTTGCATTCTGGCTTACAGTTCATGAATATGTTGACTTTTTTATAGTCTCAGGACCAAATG TTACTTCATTTTCGGCCGCCCTAGGCCTCTTGTTGCTGTTTGCTTATCCAACCCCTGAGCTTCCAACACCAAGCTTTGAGTACCACGCAGCCTTTAATGGTGTAGCATTTGGAATT GTAGCCGGGATCCAGCAAACATACCATCAGTTTCACCATGAAGGAGTTCCACGTATATTTACCTCACAACTCACAATCCCTACGTTTGTGGGAAGAATGCTGCTTGGGATACCAACGATACTAATTGTGAAGTTCTGTAGCAAGGCTCTCGCAAAACGGATTCTTCCTGTCGTATCCAACACATTGGGCATCCCAATTAAATCAACCAGCTATATCCCAAATCTAAATGGAAATGGGAAAAAATCAGACGAGATTAAACAATCTGGTTATATCCAAAAGCTGTTCTTTTTCAACGGAACGGCATTTGATGTTGATACAGGTATAAGGTTCCTCCAATATGCAGGTCTTGCATGGTCGGTGGTGGATCTTGTCCCGTCCCTCTTCTCTCATGTGAGCTTATGA